One window of Lawsonibacter asaccharolyticus genomic DNA carries:
- a CDS encoding transcriptional regulator codes for MENLENPVVPAVNRALNILEFVAKAREPVSIKQVAQSLELPNTTAFRIVKQLSIRGYLEESESQPGCYHLGLQLLTLSNGMTYINNLRQVCHAELDHLAIESHQAVQMGILKGNHVTYIEQILPPNPVLIYTTPYAELPLNISAAGKVLAAFSSQSTLPQLLSQVQFQKMTSKTIDDVGKFISYLDRVRQMGYAEDNEEFALGIGCLAAPVFNHELRCVAAIGVTGGIQDYCGESRETLVAMLLRTADTISQKLGRPQNS; via the coding sequence ATGGAAAATTTAGAAAATCCTGTAGTGCCTGCGGTAAATCGTGCCTTGAATATTTTGGAATTTGTAGCAAAAGCCAGGGAGCCGGTCAGCATTAAGCAAGTCGCACAAAGTTTGGAGCTGCCAAATACAACGGCTTTTCGCATCGTTAAGCAATTATCCATACGGGGATATTTGGAAGAGTCTGAATCCCAGCCTGGCTGCTATCATCTGGGGCTTCAGCTTCTGACATTATCCAACGGAATGACCTATATCAATAACCTGCGGCAGGTCTGCCATGCTGAACTGGACCATCTGGCCATTGAGAGCCATCAGGCGGTCCAAATGGGAATTTTGAAGGGCAACCACGTCACCTACATCGAGCAGATCCTTCCTCCAAACCCAGTACTGATTTATACTACCCCTTATGCAGAATTGCCCCTAAATATCAGCGCCGCCGGAAAAGTTCTCGCCGCATTTTCTTCCCAAAGTACCTTGCCCCAGTTATTGAGCCAAGTACAGTTTCAAAAAATGACTTCCAAAACGATTGATGACGTGGGCAAATTCATCAGCTACTTGGATAGAGTGCGTCAAATGGGCTATGCAGAGGACAACGAGGAATTCGCACTTGGCATCGGCTGTCTGGCGGCACCGGTGTTCAATCATGAGCTGCGCTGTGTAGCAGCGATTGGAGTCACAGGGGGGATCCAGGATTATTGCGGCGAATCAAGAGAGACCTTGGTTGCGATGCTGCTCCGCACCGCTGATACAATTTCACAAAAGCTGGGAAGGCCGCAAAACAGCTGA
- a CDS encoding opine oxidase subunit A, which produces MKRYDLVVIGAGPAGLSAAIEAASKGLDTIVFDENARPGGQLFKQIHKFFGSKEHKARIRGVDIGAQLVKQAEEVGAKVVLDAAVMGIFPHKDISIMKGDEVYTCKADNIIIATGASENTLAFPGWTLPGVMGAGSAQTQMNLHGVMPGKRVLMMGSGNVGLVVGLQLMQAGCELVAVVDAAPRVGGYGVHAAKLARTGVPFYLGHTILRAEGEDHVRKAVIAQVDKTWKPVPGTEKEFDVDTICVAVGLSPMYQLAMTAGCRLSDDPKKGGVHPVVNQFGETSVSGIFAAGDVTGIEEASSAMISGRIAGAAAALRAGYISQEEHDRLYTLYQSSLDQLRQGMFAGANKGNPKITATDEGIPLSASLLAKGYLEEDEISNFPGCEAGGSGFHPVVECTQNIPCNPCQDVCPKRCITVGDRITNLPVVHPEVECINCGLCVSACPGQAIFLVNEDLEPGYGAVSLPYEFRPLPAKGEKGTALDRSGKPVCPAEIVDVKITAPYDRTPILTMKVPANMTGKARFFARESGSAR; this is translated from the coding sequence ATGAAGCGATATGATCTTGTGGTCATTGGCGCAGGTCCGGCCGGACTGTCCGCTGCCATTGAGGCGGCCTCAAAGGGACTGGACACCATCGTCTTTGATGAGAATGCCAGGCCCGGTGGTCAGCTGTTTAAGCAGATCCATAAATTCTTTGGATCAAAGGAGCATAAGGCCCGCATCCGCGGGGTCGACATCGGCGCTCAACTGGTAAAGCAGGCGGAGGAAGTGGGCGCGAAGGTCGTTCTGGACGCCGCAGTAATGGGAATTTTCCCCCATAAAGACATCTCCATTATGAAAGGAGACGAGGTCTACACCTGTAAGGCGGATAACATTATTATCGCCACGGGAGCATCCGAAAACACCTTGGCTTTCCCTGGCTGGACACTGCCGGGAGTCATGGGGGCTGGTTCCGCGCAGACACAGATGAACCTTCACGGAGTCATGCCTGGCAAGCGTGTGCTGATGATGGGGTCCGGAAATGTTGGACTGGTGGTGGGCCTGCAGCTGATGCAGGCGGGCTGTGAACTGGTTGCTGTGGTCGATGCGGCGCCTCGGGTCGGCGGATACGGCGTCCACGCGGCAAAATTAGCCCGCACCGGCGTCCCGTTCTACCTCGGACATACCATTCTGCGTGCCGAAGGAGAGGACCACGTCAGAAAAGCAGTGATCGCGCAGGTCGACAAGACGTGGAAGCCGGTCCCTGGAACAGAAAAGGAGTTTGATGTAGACACCATCTGTGTGGCGGTAGGCCTGTCTCCGATGTATCAGCTGGCCATGACAGCTGGATGCCGATTGTCAGATGACCCCAAAAAAGGCGGCGTTCATCCTGTAGTGAATCAATTTGGAGAGACCAGCGTTTCCGGCATTTTTGCCGCAGGAGATGTGACGGGTATCGAGGAGGCCAGCTCGGCCATGATTTCCGGGCGCATCGCCGGGGCTGCCGCTGCCCTACGGGCCGGCTACATCAGCCAGGAGGAGCACGACAGGCTTTACACATTATACCAATCCTCGCTGGATCAGCTGCGTCAGGGAATGTTTGCAGGGGCCAATAAGGGGAACCCCAAGATCACGGCGACTGACGAAGGGATCCCTCTGTCGGCCAGCCTGCTGGCTAAGGGGTATTTAGAGGAAGATGAGATCTCAAACTTCCCGGGCTGCGAGGCCGGGGGGAGCGGCTTCCATCCGGTCGTAGAGTGTACACAGAATATCCCGTGCAACCCATGCCAGGATGTTTGCCCCAAGCGTTGTATCACGGTGGGCGACCGGATCACGAACCTGCCTGTTGTGCATCCGGAAGTTGAATGTATCAATTGCGGCCTGTGTGTCAGTGCATGTCCCGGCCAAGCTATTTTCCTTGTAAACGAGGACTTGGAGCCAGGATACGGGGCCGTTTCGCTGCCTTACGAATTCCGCCCGCTGCCGGCAAAGGGAGAAAAGGGCACCGCATTGGACCGAAGCGGCAAGCCGGTCTGTCCGGCCGAGATAGTGGATGTGAAAATTACGGCTCCCTATGACCGCACCCCGATCTTGACGATGAAGGTGCCGGCCAACATGACAGGAAAGGCACGATTTTTTGCCAGGGAAAGCGGAAGCGCCAGATGA
- a CDS encoding NAD-dependent dehydrogenase → MRVTEHPIINEFPKGRLVTFEYDGKPMEGYEGEPIAMALKSNGVEIHRYTTKLHKPRGLYCSIGRCTDCVMVVDGVPNVRTCMTALKEGMKVQTQYGVSAKKEEDE, encoded by the coding sequence ATGAGAGTGACGGAACATCCAATTATTAATGAATTCCCAAAGGGACGGCTGGTGACCTTTGAGTACGACGGAAAGCCCATGGAGGGATATGAGGGAGAGCCCATTGCCATGGCGCTGAAATCCAACGGTGTAGAGATACATCGCTATACCACCAAGCTGCATAAGCCCCGCGGCCTGTACTGCTCCATCGGCCGATGCACCGATTGCGTCATGGTTGTGGACGGAGTTCCCAATGTCCGTACCTGCATGACTGCGCTGAAGGAAGGAATGAAAGTTCAGACTCAGTACGGCGTCTCCGCAAAAAAGGAGGAAGATGAATGA
- a CDS encoding site-specific recombinase phage integrase, whose product MAKRRANGEGKLRKRDGRWEGRYTTEHAPGTDKAIYRDVLGRIQEETKKVGEYSLGAPQSYQRLHVPQRCASHTPPGANAAGGS is encoded by the coding sequence ATGGCAAAACGCAGAGCCAACGGGGAGGGAAAGCTCCGAAAACGGGACGGCCGCTGGGAGGGCCGGTACACCACCGAACACGCCCCAGGGACGGACAAAGCCATTTACCGAGATGTGCTGGGGCGCATCCAGGAGGAAACCAAGAAAGTGGGGGAGTACTCTCTGGGGGCTCCCCAGTCTTACCAGCGGCTTCATGTCCCACAGCGGTGTGCTTCACATACTCCGCCGGGTGCTAATGCTGCTGGGGGTTCGTAA
- a CDS encoding [2Fe-2S]-binding domain protein codes for MSSISDETYHLGEFEPRPDDDVVICRCEEITRGEIRRAVHAGMYTMNEVKRFLRAGMGLCQGQSCNKTVRAIIAQELGISPTETDVITARSPVRPVPMGVYGNDTFYPKFLGGGRDE; via the coding sequence ATGAGTTCCATTTCTGATGAGACCTATCATCTGGGAGAATTTGAGCCTCGTCCCGATGATGATGTCGTTATTTGCCGCTGTGAAGAGATCACAAGAGGCGAAATTCGCCGGGCGGTCCACGCCGGCATGTACACGATGAATGAAGTCAAGCGTTTCCTTCGGGCCGGCATGGGGTTGTGCCAGGGACAGAGCTGCAACAAGACCGTTCGGGCCATCATTGCACAGGAACTGGGCATTTCTCCCACTGAAACGGATGTGATCACTGCCCGGTCGCCTGTGCGTCCGGTCCCCATGGGTGTCTATGGAAACGATACATTTTATCCAAAATTTCTGGGAGGTGGCAGAGATGAATAA